The Exiguobacterium aurantiacum DSM 6208 genome includes a window with the following:
- a CDS encoding TIGR01457 family HAD-type hydrolase, with protein sequence METVKGYLFDLDGTMYAGTEPIKAAVDFVNRLEATGFPYLFVTNNASMTPGQVADKLVKMGVHVTPEHVLTSAMATARYIEKMTPKATIYMIGEDGLRLALEERGFTVTDEPKADYVVIGLDRHITYEKLAKGALAIRNGARFISTNGDIAIPTERGFLPGNGALTSVLAVTTEKDPFFIGKPEPVMVDIALEMIGLKKDEVVMVGDNYHTDILFGINGGIRTLHVNSGVHGPAFIQEQEKLPTYMVESLDEWIHEKKG encoded by the coding sequence ATGGAAACGGTTAAAGGATACTTATTTGACTTAGATGGAACGATGTACGCAGGGACCGAACCGATCAAAGCGGCGGTCGACTTCGTGAATCGGCTTGAGGCGACGGGGTTCCCGTACTTGTTTGTGACGAACAACGCTTCGATGACACCTGGACAAGTGGCCGATAAGCTCGTGAAGATGGGCGTGCATGTGACGCCTGAACACGTGTTGACGAGTGCGATGGCGACAGCGCGTTATATTGAGAAGATGACACCGAAAGCGACGATTTATATGATCGGGGAAGACGGGCTTCGTCTCGCGCTTGAAGAGCGTGGCTTTACGGTGACGGATGAACCGAAAGCGGATTACGTCGTCATCGGGCTCGACCGCCATATCACGTACGAGAAACTGGCAAAAGGGGCGTTGGCTATCCGCAACGGGGCGCGCTTTATTTCGACGAACGGGGACATCGCCATTCCGACAGAACGAGGCTTCTTACCAGGGAACGGGGCGCTCACTTCGGTGCTAGCCGTCACGACCGAAAAAGATCCGTTCTTTATCGGCAAACCGGAGCCGGTCATGGTCGATATCGCTTTAGAGATGATTGGCCTCAAGAAAGACGAGGTCGTCATGGTCGGGGATAACTACCATACCGACATCTTGTTCGGCATCAACGGAGGAATCCGGACGCTCCACGTCAATTCAGGCGTGCACGGGCCGGCGTTCATCCAAGAACAAGAAAAGCTCCCAACCTATATGGTCGAGAGCTTGGATGAATGGATACACGAAAAAAAGGGATGA
- a CDS encoding YuzD family protein yields the protein MKITVYGAEVQCASCVGAPSSTETYEWLQSALGRKYPEHRFEFEYIDFETVDDEIAEAIKQDEWFYPLVLLDGEVVDEGVVQLRKVYAAIEQK from the coding sequence ATGAAAATCACCGTGTATGGCGCTGAAGTCCAGTGCGCGAGTTGTGTCGGGGCACCGAGTTCTACGGAGACGTATGAATGGTTGCAGAGCGCGCTCGGGCGTAAATATCCGGAGCACCGTTTCGAGTTCGAATATATCGATTTTGAGACGGTCGATGATGAGATCGCGGAGGCGATCAAACAAGATGAGTGGTTTTATCCGCTCGTTCTGTTGGATGGCGAAGTCGTGGACGAAGGGGTCGTCCAACTCCGAAAAGTGTATGCGGCCATCGAACAAAAATAA
- a CDS encoding YuzB family protein, producing MMNPIIEFCASNLAMGSQIARAKLESDPDLDVVEYGCTGYCGVCALDLFCLVDGEVVIGQTPEELVANVYEKIEEMAW from the coding sequence ATGATGAATCCAATCATCGAGTTCTGTGCCTCGAACTTAGCGATGGGCTCACAAATCGCCCGTGCCAAGCTCGAGTCTGACCCTGACCTTGACGTCGTGGAATATGGCTGCACCGGCTACTGCGGTGTGTGTGCCCTCGACTTGTTTTGCCTCGTCGACGGTGAAGTCGTGATCGGGCAGACGCCGGAGGAACTCGTGGCGAACGTATATGAAAAAATCGAAGAGATGGCATGGTAA
- a CDS encoding NAD(P)/FAD-dependent oxidoreductase, giving the protein MRKLVVLGGGYGGMRVIERVLSHQLNDVSITLVDRLPYHGLKTEYYALAAGTVSDRDIRVDFPEGIDYIYGQVTDIDTTDKMVLLASGEKVPYDDLVIGLGCEDKYHNVPGAAEFTYSIQTLEESRKTQQAINGLSPGSVVSIVGAGLSGVELASELRESRPDLTVRLFDRGPSVLSFLSNRVSMYVQSWFEEHGVDVINNANITRVDADGLWNHEELFASDMIVWTAGIQPVAVVRNQGWELDAGGRVKLTPHHHVPEAPDVFVVGDNASLPYAPSGQLAEAQAEQIVQVLLCKWKGVAYPDLPAIKLRGTLGSLGKKAGFGVFMGKQSLTGKVARLLKSGILWKHKVIK; this is encoded by the coding sequence ATGCGCAAATTAGTCGTCTTAGGAGGCGGTTACGGGGGAATGCGTGTCATCGAACGTGTGCTCAGCCATCAGCTGAACGACGTGTCGATCACACTCGTCGATCGTCTGCCTTATCATGGGTTAAAAACAGAGTATTATGCATTGGCCGCCGGAACGGTGTCAGACCGTGACATTCGGGTCGACTTCCCGGAAGGAATCGACTACATATACGGCCAAGTGACCGACATCGACACGACAGACAAAATGGTCTTGCTCGCAAGCGGGGAAAAAGTACCGTATGACGACCTCGTCATCGGACTAGGTTGCGAGGACAAATACCACAACGTGCCCGGGGCCGCCGAATTCACGTATAGCATTCAAACGCTTGAAGAATCGCGGAAGACACAACAAGCCATCAACGGCCTCTCACCCGGCTCTGTCGTCTCGATCGTCGGTGCCGGTCTGTCCGGCGTCGAGCTCGCGAGCGAGCTCCGGGAAAGTCGTCCTGACTTGACCGTTCGTCTCTTCGACCGTGGACCATCCGTCTTGTCGTTCTTGTCAAACCGCGTCTCGATGTACGTCCAGTCCTGGTTTGAAGAGCACGGTGTCGACGTCATCAACAACGCCAACATCACGCGCGTCGATGCGGATGGTTTATGGAACCACGAAGAACTCTTCGCCTCGGACATGATCGTCTGGACGGCGGGCATTCAACCGGTCGCGGTCGTCCGTAACCAAGGTTGGGAGCTTGACGCCGGTGGCCGTGTCAAATTGACGCCTCACCATCATGTCCCGGAAGCACCGGACGTCTTCGTCGTCGGGGATAACGCAAGCCTTCCGTACGCACCTTCAGGCCAACTCGCCGAGGCCCAAGCCGAGCAGATCGTCCAAGTGTTGCTCTGCAAATGGAAAGGTGTGGCTTATCCCGACCTTCCTGCCATCAAATTGCGAGGCACGCTCGGTTCACTCGGAAAAAAAGCAGGGTTCGGCGTCTTCATGGGCAAACAATCGCTCACGGGGAAAGTCGCTCGACTGCTCAAGTCGGGCATCTTATGGAAGCATAAAGTCATTAAATAA
- a CDS encoding NifU family protein produces MKENQKGVDTMEMFDQVQEVLDKLRPFLLRDGGDVELVDVEEGIVKLRLMGACGSCPSSTITLKAGIERALIEEVPGIVEVEQVF; encoded by the coding sequence ATGAAAGAGAACCAGAAAGGGGTAGATACCATGGAAATGTTCGATCAAGTCCAAGAAGTACTCGATAAATTACGCCCGTTCTTGCTTCGCGACGGCGGTGACGTTGAACTCGTAGATGTAGAAGAAGGCATCGTCAAGCTTCGATTGATGGGCGCTTGCGGCAGTTGTCCGTCTTCAACAATCACGTTGAAAGCCGGGATTGAGCGCGCGCTCATCGAAGAAGTACCTGGCATCGTCGAAGTTGAACAAGTATTCTAA
- a CDS encoding NupC/NupG family nucleoside CNT transporter, producing MKIMSVVGILALIGIAYIFSTNRKAIKWRTVLAAFAIQFLFAFLVLYTSAGRAVLLWISEGVQNVLNTANAGISFVFGTAVGGDNFVFAFQVLTIIVFMSSLIALLYYVGVMQWVIRILGTALAKALGTSRKESLSATANIFVGQTEAPLVIKPYLPSMTQSELFAVMVGGLASVAGSVLAGYAALGVPLSYLLAASFMAAPAGLMFAKIIVPETDEPDDNIEIAEDEENKAANFVDAAARGASDGLFLALNVGAMLLAFVSLIALVNLILGGIGGLFGFGDLTVQLILGYVFAPLAFVIGVPWADAVQFGSFLGQKLVLNEFVAFSEFAPIIGTGELSARTEAMTAFALCGFANISSLAILLGGLGGMAPNRRGDIARMGVLAILAGTLANLMSATLAGLLL from the coding sequence ATGAAAATCATGAGTGTGGTTGGTATTTTGGCACTAATTGGAATCGCTTACATCTTCTCTACCAACCGTAAAGCCATCAAGTGGCGCACAGTCTTGGCGGCATTCGCCATCCAGTTCTTGTTCGCCTTCCTCGTCCTTTATACTTCAGCAGGGCGGGCCGTCTTACTTTGGATCTCGGAAGGGGTTCAAAACGTCTTGAACACGGCGAACGCAGGAATCAGCTTCGTCTTCGGCACAGCTGTAGGCGGGGACAACTTCGTCTTCGCGTTCCAAGTGTTGACGATCATCGTCTTCATGTCGTCGCTCATCGCGCTTCTCTACTATGTCGGCGTCATGCAGTGGGTCATCCGTATTCTCGGTACGGCGCTCGCGAAAGCGCTCGGCACGTCACGTAAAGAGTCACTCTCGGCGACGGCGAACATCTTCGTCGGTCAAACGGAGGCGCCGCTCGTCATCAAACCGTACCTTCCTTCGATGACGCAGTCAGAGCTTTTCGCAGTCATGGTCGGTGGTCTCGCATCGGTTGCCGGTTCGGTACTTGCTGGATATGCCGCACTTGGTGTTCCGCTCTCATACTTGCTCGCAGCGAGCTTCATGGCTGCTCCGGCAGGTCTCATGTTCGCGAAAATCATCGTCCCTGAGACAGATGAGCCAGATGACAACATCGAAATCGCGGAAGATGAAGAGAACAAGGCAGCGAACTTCGTCGATGCGGCCGCTCGCGGTGCGTCAGACGGTCTCTTCCTCGCCTTGAACGTCGGTGCGATGCTTCTCGCCTTCGTTTCATTAATCGCACTCGTCAACTTGATTCTCGGTGGAATCGGTGGCTTGTTCGGATTCGGTGACCTTACAGTTCAATTGATTCTCGGTTATGTGTTTGCTCCGCTCGCGTTCGTCATCGGTGTTCCTTGGGCAGATGCGGTTCAGTTCGGTAGCTTCCTCGGACAAAAACTTGTCTTGAACGAGTTCGTTGCCTTCTCTGAATTCGCACCAATCATTGGCACGGGTGAGCTTTCAGCTCGTACGGAAGCCATGACAGCGTTCGCACTCTGTGGATTCGCCAACATCTCGTCACTCGCGATCCTTCTCGGTGGTCTCGGTGGTATGGCGCCGAACCGTCGTGGTGACATCGCACGCATGGGTGTCCTCGCGATTCTCGCAGGTACGCTCGCTAACTTGATGTCAGCGACACTCGCTGGACTTCTTCTCTAA
- a CDS encoding S8 family serine peptidase — MKKKKLCSTVLASLLVLSSAPQLADASSDNGKERVIVVFKDSAKKNPLSIQGMEVRQQYANIPAAALEVPKSALNGLKNNPNIAHVEVDQTVQIENQTRDWGIPKLKAPSAWQSGFTGKGVKISVVDTGISAHPDLTISGGASFSSVTSSYADDNGHGTHVAGIIAARNNSIGTVGIAHEASIYAVKALEANGSGSLSSIIAGIDWSISNQMDIINLSLGTTSHSSTLQQVVDRANNAGILVVAAAGNNGRADGSGDLVNYPARYSSAIAVAATDINDNRASFSATGSTVEVAAPGVNINSTLYNGGYGPLSGTSMATPYVAGNLALMKQAYPSLSASQLRTRLSQDVIDLGPTGRDTWFGNGLVQAPGSGGTSQPVQALSTTVTTSKATYNAGEQVSISSTVRNANGQAVANADVRVTVTQPNGSTLTGTGKTASNGSITFTLSTTSSSQKGTYQVKSDATLSGYTAGSATTSFQLR, encoded by the coding sequence TTGAAGAAGAAAAAACTTTGCAGCACCGTCCTCGCCTCACTACTCGTCTTGTCATCTGCTCCACAACTCGCGGATGCGTCTAGCGACAACGGGAAAGAACGTGTCATCGTCGTATTCAAAGATTCCGCCAAGAAAAACCCGCTCTCGATTCAAGGCATGGAAGTCCGTCAGCAGTACGCCAACATCCCGGCCGCTGCGCTTGAAGTTCCAAAATCCGCTCTGAACGGCTTGAAAAACAACCCGAACATCGCTCATGTCGAAGTCGACCAAACGGTTCAAATCGAGAACCAAACACGAGACTGGGGCATTCCAAAGTTAAAAGCACCGTCCGCGTGGCAAAGTGGATTCACCGGGAAGGGCGTCAAAATCTCCGTCGTCGATACCGGCATTTCAGCTCACCCTGACTTGACGATTTCCGGGGGTGCCTCGTTCAGTAGTGTGACGAGCTCATATGCCGACGACAACGGTCACGGGACCCACGTTGCCGGGATTATCGCCGCTCGCAACAACAGTATCGGCACGGTCGGAATCGCCCACGAAGCGAGCATCTATGCCGTCAAAGCGCTCGAAGCGAACGGTAGCGGTAGCTTGTCGAGCATCATCGCCGGAATCGACTGGTCGATCTCGAACCAAATGGATATCATCAACTTGAGTCTCGGGACGACGAGCCACTCGTCAACGCTTCAACAAGTCGTCGACCGAGCCAACAACGCCGGTATTCTCGTCGTCGCCGCTGCCGGGAACAACGGGCGCGCCGACGGTTCAGGCGACCTCGTCAACTACCCGGCTCGTTACAGCTCAGCGATCGCGGTCGCAGCGACAGACATTAACGACAACCGTGCCTCGTTCTCAGCGACAGGTAGCACGGTCGAAGTCGCGGCACCAGGGGTGAACATCAACTCGACGCTCTACAATGGCGGCTACGGTCCATTGAGTGGTACATCGATGGCGACACCTTACGTCGCCGGTAACTTGGCGCTCATGAAACAAGCGTATCCATCACTTTCAGCATCTCAGCTCCGCACACGCTTGTCGCAAGACGTCATCGACCTCGGTCCAACCGGGCGCGACACATGGTTCGGTAACGGGCTCGTTCAAGCTCCAGGCTCTGGCGGCACGTCTCAACCAGTCCAGGCGCTCTCGACGACAGTCACGACGTCAAAAGCAACGTACAATGCCGGCGAACAAGTTTCCATCTCATCAACGGTTCGTAATGCGAACGGTCAAGCTGTCGCCAACGCGGACGTCCGCGTGACGGTCACACAACCGAACGGCTCGACATTGACGGGTACAGGTAAGACGGCTTCGAACGGTTCGATCACGTTCACGCTCTCGACGACGTCTTCTTCACAGAAAGGGACGTATCAAGTGAAATCGGACGCGACGCTCTCTGGCTACACAGCCGGGTCGGCAACGACGTCATTCCAGCTTCGCTAA